The nucleotide sequence GAAAAAGGGGCGGTTGTCGGGGTTGATCTCCAGCATACCGATATTCCCACCCCAAAAGATCATGCCGAAATTCACTGGCTCTGTTATGATGTCTACACCGATGAACTGATCACTGAGCTGCGCAAGATCTGGCCTGGTTTTCATGTTCTGATCAGTGACATGGCTCCCCGGACCACAGGGAATCAGTTTTCCGATCATCAGCACTCCCTACGTCTCTGCCGTCGGGCCCTGGAGATTGCCGGGCTGATGCTGCATGAAAACGGCAGCTTTTACTGCAAGGTCTTTCAGGGGGCAGATTTTCCTGAATTTCAGCAGGAATGCAAACAGCGTTTTAATACGATCAAGGTGGTCAAACCGCAGAGTTCCCGCAATGAGAGCCGGGAGGTTTTTCTGCTGGGGCGGGGGTTTAAGCGGTAGTTTTTTTAAGTAGGGTAACTACCGGCAAAGGCCGGTTCGATTTTTATACATGATTTAACCGTAACGAGGGAGAGGTAACCGTGTCAGGACATTCAAAGTGGAGCACCATTAAGAGGAAAAAAGGTGCCAATGATGCAAAACGAGGCAAGATTTTCACTAAGCTGATCAAGGAGATCACCGTGGCCGCCAAGATGGGCGGCGGCGACCCGGACGGCAATCCCAGGCTGCGCAGTGCCATTAACGCTGCCAAGGCCGAAAATATGCCCAAGGATAATATCGATCGGGCGATCAAGAAGGGGACCGGTGATCTGGATGGCGCGGTCTACGAAGAGATCCTCTACGAGGGCTATGGGCCTGCCGGGGTGGCGGTCCTGGTGGAGACCATGACCGATAATAAAAATCGTACAGTCGCGGATATTCGTCATTATTTTGCTAAGAGCAACGGCAATCTGGGTGAGTCGGGTTGTGTGGCCTGGATGTTCGATAAGCGTGGGGTCATCACGGTGGATGGCCAAGGCGTGGATGAAGAAGAGCTGATGGAGCTGGCCATTGAGGCCGGTGCCGAAGACGTGGTTGAGGAGGAAAGCAGTTTCCAGATCTATACTACGCCAGAGGATTTCAACGATGTGGTTGAGGCCCTGGAAAAGGCCGAGGTCAAGATGGAGGAGGCCTCTATCTCCATGGTGCCGCAGAA is from Candidatus Electrothrix sp. GW3-4 and encodes:
- a CDS encoding RlmE family RNA methyltransferase — its product is MRKEQDFYFHKAKKDNYPARSVYKLEEAQQKYKFLKKKQRVLDLGCHPGSWSLYAAKVVGEKGAVVGVDLQHTDIPTPKDHAEIHWLCYDVYTDELITELRKIWPGFHVLISDMAPRTTGNQFSDHQHSLRLCRRALEIAGLMLHENGSFYCKVFQGADFPEFQQECKQRFNTIKVVKPQSSRNESREVFLLGRGFKR
- a CDS encoding YebC/PmpR family DNA-binding transcriptional regulator, producing MSGHSKWSTIKRKKGANDAKRGKIFTKLIKEITVAAKMGGGDPDGNPRLRSAINAAKAENMPKDNIDRAIKKGTGDLDGAVYEEILYEGYGPAGVAVLVETMTDNKNRTVADIRHYFAKSNGNLGESGCVAWMFDKRGVITVDGQGVDEEELMELAIEAGAEDVVEEESSFQIYTTPEDFNDVVEALEKAEVKMEEASISMVPQNTVEVAEEKPAKNLLTLLDNLEDHDDVQKVHANFDIPDEIIEALS